Proteins encoded within one genomic window of Halobacteroides halobius DSM 5150:
- a CDS encoding TolC family protein, whose protein sequence is MVLAKNKLLIILVMTTLVLVNSNISLAAELTFKEAIELGLKNNLAITKAESNVRQLQRDLKRIKAGANWQVDLEGANGKNIFQVSKGGGNSLKFSLAGTKSYWSGLTLTPQFNFKDQDLSQGELLDNNLNFSLSATQSIYPQLPVKSKQNYLKTKLKLQTARKKLADIKNDKLITWANNYLSLKRQKKRYKLAQVKSKLAQRKLAHSLAHQKINEVGKIAVLSAKANLKDAQYNLKKIENKYQQAQQNLFNQLGLSLNNDLVLTNNSHYMKKLKKIADSFLPKLDDKSKLIALAKNNNLKLLQNKINQQSLKYDLRWQKLKNKPTVNLNGYYDSNNWNLGIAISYNLFNGGKKELKTKNLTKKLNFFNQKYQSLIKDLKLKVDGLINEIKANKINLAAQKLRLKKARLNNQIAKKQFEEGLFAQVAWQEKKIALNEVRINWQAAKDKLLISKLELIDYIGRELK, encoded by the coding sequence ATGGTTTTAGCCAAGAATAAATTATTAATTATATTAGTTATGACTACTTTAGTATTAGTTAATTCTAATATCAGTCTGGCAGCAGAATTAACATTTAAAGAGGCTATAGAGTTAGGATTAAAAAACAATTTAGCAATAACTAAAGCTGAAAGTAACGTTAGGCAGCTCCAAAGAGATCTAAAACGGATTAAAGCTGGTGCTAATTGGCAGGTTGATTTAGAAGGTGCTAATGGAAAGAATATCTTTCAAGTATCTAAAGGTGGAGGTAATAGTTTAAAATTTTCCTTAGCAGGAACTAAATCTTATTGGTCAGGATTAACCCTAACTCCTCAATTTAATTTTAAAGATCAAGACCTCTCCCAAGGTGAGCTACTAGATAATAATCTTAATTTTAGTCTTAGTGCTACTCAAAGTATTTATCCGCAACTTCCAGTTAAGTCAAAACAAAATTATCTTAAAACAAAACTTAAGCTACAGACAGCTAGAAAAAAATTAGCAGATATAAAGAATGATAAGTTAATAACTTGGGCCAATAATTATCTTAGTTTAAAAAGACAAAAGAAAAGATATAAACTAGCTCAAGTAAAATCTAAATTAGCTCAAAGAAAATTGGCCCATAGCTTGGCCCATCAAAAGATAAATGAGGTTGGTAAAATAGCTGTTTTAAGTGCTAAAGCTAATTTAAAAGATGCTCAGTATAATTTAAAGAAGATAGAAAATAAATATCAGCAAGCTCAACAAAATTTATTTAATCAATTAGGACTCTCTCTAAATAATGATTTGGTTTTAACTAATAATTCACATTATATGAAAAAATTAAAAAAGATTGCAGATTCTTTTCTTCCTAAGTTAGATGATAAAAGTAAGTTAATTGCTTTAGCTAAGAATAATAATCTAAAGTTGCTACAAAATAAAATAAATCAGCAGAGTTTAAAGTATGATTTAAGATGGCAAAAACTTAAAAATAAACCTACTGTGAATTTGAATGGCTACTATGATTCTAATAATTGGAATTTGGGGATTGCTATTTCTTATAATCTCTTTAATGGTGGAAAAAAAGAGTTAAAAACTAAAAATTTAACTAAAAAATTAAATTTCTTTAATCAAAAGTATCAATCTTTAATTAAGGATTTAAAGCTTAAAGTAGATGGTTTGATAAATGAAATAAAGGCTAATAAAATCAACTTAGCAGCTCAAAAGCTTAGATTAAAGAAAGCTCGATTAAATAATCAAATTGCTAAAAAACAGTTCGAAGAAGGATTGTTTGCCCAAGTTGCCTGGCAAGAGAAAAAAATAGCTTTAAATGAAGTAAGAATTAATTGGCAAGCAGCAAAAGATAAGTTATTAATTAGTAAGTTAGAATTAATTGATTATATAGGGAGGGAATTAAAGTGA
- a CDS encoding TolC family protein: protein MKFKIRIVLYVVILTLVTTGVGFSADEKTGLAKLLNLGLKRNTNLKIAKLKLDNAKVEFQKSKLNNLATQSQCSKMQANITLLQARNQYYKTQSQLVKKLITKYSKVLLAKQNLAIKQKRYKLEQIRLNKTKAQVDKGYKNNLALIKQINKFQTAKFDLEQAKNNYQTTLRELKFMINQIKKLAIKFKNLKAPQIWQIAKKEVLKIGTANSINLKIQQKNIKLAQQELKKAQQVLTPKLDLKKLKNNLQIAKLKKDKLKQSLKNSLYTNYYQFKQAIKQLNLRRKDLNQIKKNYNLVDKKAAQGLVSPEEVLASKVQLLQTKYDYQSAVINYYSQELALKTVMRLEVEGLINGFSQE, encoded by the coding sequence ATGAAGTTTAAAATAAGAATAGTACTCTATGTAGTAATACTTACTTTAGTTACTACAGGGGTTGGATTTAGTGCTGATGAAAAAACAGGATTGGCAAAGCTTCTGAATTTAGGTTTAAAGCGGAATACTAATTTAAAAATTGCTAAATTAAAATTAGATAATGCAAAGGTTGAGTTTCAAAAAAGCAAACTCAATAATTTAGCTACTCAATCTCAGTGCTCTAAAATGCAAGCAAACATAACTTTATTACAAGCTAGAAACCAATACTATAAGACTCAAAGTCAATTGGTTAAAAAACTAATAACTAAATATTCTAAAGTGCTTTTAGCTAAACAAAATTTAGCAATTAAACAAAAAAGATATAAACTAGAGCAAATCAGATTAAATAAAACTAAAGCACAGGTAGATAAGGGGTATAAAAACAATTTAGCTTTAATAAAACAAATAAATAAGTTTCAAACTGCTAAATTTGATTTAGAACAAGCTAAAAATAACTATCAAACGACTTTACGAGAACTTAAATTTATGATTAATCAGATTAAAAAATTAGCAATTAAATTTAAAAATTTAAAAGCACCACAAATTTGGCAGATTGCCAAAAAAGAAGTATTAAAAATTGGAACTGCTAATAGTATAAACTTAAAGATACAGCAAAAAAATATAAAATTGGCCCAGCAAGAATTAAAAAAAGCTCAGCAAGTGCTAACTCCTAAACTTGATTTGAAAAAATTAAAGAATAATCTACAGATTGCTAAACTAAAAAAAGATAAGCTAAAACAAAGTCTAAAAAACTCGCTATATACAAATTACTATCAATTTAAGCAAGCAATAAAACAACTTAATTTAAGAAGAAAAGATTTAAATCAAATTAAAAAGAATTATAATTTAGTAGATAAGAAGGCAGCGCAAGGATTGGTATCTCCAGAAGAAGTTTTAGCCTCAAAAGTGCAATTATTACAAACCAAATATGACTATCAATCTGCTGTTATTAATTATTATAGTCAAGAATTAGCTCTAAAAACTGTTATGAGGTTAGAAGTGGAGGGATTAATTAATGGTTTTAGCCAAGAATAA